In one Halalkalicoccus subterraneus genomic region, the following are encoded:
- a CDS encoding isocitrate lyase/PEP mutase family protein: PIVADCDTGYGGVHNVRRAVREYEKAGVAAIHIEDQTTPKRCGHIAGKEIVSREQAEARFSAAVDAKQSEDTVIIARTDAYGSSNGDWEEHLERGRLYADCGVDLVWPEMPDPSREDAVNYAETIHETHPDLDLAFNYSSSFAWSEQDDPLTFEELGDLGYKYIFITLYGLHSGAHAAYEDFQNIAENDEQAQFDLEDRYIGHPTESHHELSQVSRYQDVETTFDPEARARIEGSEGFAEERDTLQTAEEDGESAEAESDD, from the coding sequence TCCCGATCGTCGCCGACTGCGACACCGGCTACGGCGGCGTCCACAACGTCCGGCGCGCGGTCCGCGAGTACGAGAAGGCCGGCGTCGCGGCGATCCACATCGAGGACCAGACCACGCCCAAGCGCTGTGGGCACATCGCGGGCAAGGAGATCGTCTCGCGCGAGCAGGCCGAAGCGCGCTTCTCGGCGGCCGTCGACGCCAAGCAGTCGGAAGACACCGTGATCATCGCCCGCACCGACGCCTACGGCAGCTCCAACGGCGACTGGGAGGAACACCTCGAACGCGGGCGGCTCTACGCCGACTGCGGGGTCGACCTGGTCTGGCCCGAGATGCCCGACCCGAGCCGGGAGGACGCGGTCAACTACGCCGAGACGATCCACGAGACCCACCCCGATCTGGATCTCGCGTTCAACTACTCCTCCTCGTTCGCGTGGTCCGAGCAGGACGACCCGCTGACGTTCGAGGAGCTTGGTGATCTGGGCTACAAGTACATCTTCATCACGCTGTACGGGCTGCACTCGGGCGCCCACGCGGCCTATGAGGACTTCCAGAACATCGCCGAAAACGACGAACAGGCCCAGTTCGACCTGGAGGATCGCTACATCGGCCACCCGACCGAGTCCCACCACGAACTCTCGCAGGTGAGCCGCTATCAGGACGTCGAGACGACGTTCGACCCCGAGGCGCGCGCGCGTATCGAGGGATCCGAAGGGTTCGCCGAGGAACGAGACACCCTCCAGACCGCGGAGGAGGACGGGGAGAGCGCCGAAGCCGAGAGCGACGACTGA
- a CDS encoding phytoene/squalene synthase family protein, translating to MVERDHIAQSKAIHRRTGRTFYYATRLLPGRVREATYVLYAFFRVADEVVDDTDGTPPEEQRRRLDSLREQALGRADPEGPVLEAFQAIRERHDIIDDDIEAFLDAMETDIGKRRYETYAELEAYMNGSAAAVGRMMTAVMDPDNPEDALPHATALGEAFQLTNFVRDVREDVIERDRIYLPQSTLREYDVTNDQIERFEMDGNVERAVRTELTRAESLYRKGVTGIKYLPEDCQFPVLLAAVLYAEHHRLIRACEYDVLTNEPELSTAKKLRLVARVRWHWQWSTDPEAVFYRASAVPGPTVPRTERRHDSLPTR from the coding sequence ATGGTAGAGAGAGATCACATCGCGCAGAGTAAGGCGATCCATCGACGGACCGGTCGGACCTTCTACTACGCGACCCGGCTGTTGCCGGGTCGCGTCCGGGAGGCGACGTACGTCCTGTATGCGTTCTTTCGCGTCGCCGACGAGGTCGTCGACGACACCGACGGGACACCCCCGGAAGAACAGCGCCGCCGACTCGACTCGCTGCGCGAGCAGGCGCTCGGACGGGCCGACCCTGAGGGGCCCGTTCTCGAGGCGTTCCAGGCGATCAGGGAGCGCCACGACATCATTGACGACGACATTGAGGCCTTCCTCGACGCGATGGAGACCGACATCGGGAAACGCCGGTACGAGACGTACGCGGAGTTAGAGGCGTACATGAACGGCTCCGCGGCGGCCGTCGGGCGGATGATGACCGCCGTGATGGACCCTGATAACCCCGAGGACGCCCTGCCGCACGCGACGGCACTCGGGGAGGCGTTCCAGCTGACGAACTTCGTCCGGGACGTCCGCGAGGACGTGATCGAGCGCGACCGGATCTACCTACCCCAATCGACGCTTCGGGAGTACGACGTCACGAACGACCAGATCGAGCGCTTCGAGATGGACGGGAACGTCGAGCGCGCGGTCCGAACCGAGCTCACGCGTGCGGAGTCGCTCTACCGCAAGGGGGTCACGGGCATCAAGTATCTCCCCGAGGACTGCCAGTTCCCCGTATTGCTCGCCGCGGTGCTGTACGCGGAGCACCACCGGCTGATCCGGGCCTGCGAGTACGACGTCCTGACGAACGAACCCGAACTGAGCACGGCCAAGAAACTCCGGCTCGTCGCCCGCGTGCGCTGGCACTGGCAGTGGAGCACGGACCCCGAGGCGGTCTTCTATCGGGCGAGTGCGGTACCGGGCCCGACGGTCCCGCGGACCGAGCGCCGACACGACAGTCTCCCCACCCGGTAG